ccctccccagatccctcctgcctctgtgccctccccagacccctcttacCCCTCCAcatgccaaccctccccagacccctcctgcctctgagccctccccagacccccctgtccccctacctgccaaccctccccagactccgcttgcctctcagctctccccagaccccctttccccctacctgccatccctccccatacccctcctgcctctgagccctccccagaccccacttgcccctccacctgccagccctccccagacccctcctgcctctgagccctccccagacccctcttgcccctccacaTGCCAATCCTCCCCGGACTCCTCTTGCCTCTTAGCTCTcaccagacccccctgccccctacctgccatccctccccagacccctcctgcctctgtgccctccccagacccctcttacTCCTCCACATGCCAATCCtcctcagacccctcctgcctctcagccctccccagacccctccccatgcccctccacctgccagccctccccagatccctcctgcctctgtgccctccccagacccctcttacccctccacctgccagccctccccagacccctcctgcctctgagccctccccagaccctacctgccaaccctccccagactccgcttgcctctcagctctccccagacccactttccccctacctgccatccctccccgtacccctcctgcctctcagccctccccagacccctcttgcccctccacaTGCCAATCCTCCCCGGACTCCTCTTGCCTCTTAGCTCTCACCAGACCCCCCTGTCCCCCTACCTGTAATGAGCCtttgcccgtgtctaaaactaAGCTTCAACTAGCCAGGAGAAAGATGTATCTCTCTCCAGGAGAGCTTacagcaattagttttcagacctatcaaacagataagttctttgaaccagctgtttatcagtacatgtatttatatagggttcaatattgctttgcaactccttatcaaacacacagacacctgtctagagtttatttcactttattgaaaatacaccctagttttttaatgaagcaagtaatcaaattATAAAaggctattaatataaatcctataaaaacagaacacagaaaggcaataagaaataagtttgctaacatttcttaataaatccctagtttaacatgctcaaagtttctatgaaatacataggtagagataggttctcacctagattctcccaagagatttcttccatcagtaccctgccattctatctgtgttatatacctcatcatatgcaaatatttaaggtctattcacatgatagcacaaacaaataatgattggtttgacacttcactgaatattcattatcaccatagtacagccttccaattagtaaaaaattatgtcatattcAGATCTGCAAAAGAAAACTGTAAATCTCTGAGaggtgtcaggaaaagttaagttgaacgatcaccattggttgaatctctgatagaggaacattaatctcgataaagtccactattttaattaactgtcaaaggatgaaagcacaccggttgaattacctaacacatagaaaaaatacacagacagttcatgcgaagtttaaaagttcatctagcgAATACAAGAGCTTGGCCTAATATTGattagtattgattattgtcatgtgcttttaatctatattggcataacatacctgccatccctccccagatccctcctgcctctctgccctccccagacccctcttgcccctccacctgccaatcctccctagacccctcctgcctctctgccctccccagacccctcttgcccctccacctgccaatcctccctagacccctcctgcctctctgccctccccagacccctcttgccccctacctgccattccttcccagacccctcctgcctctcacctctccccagacccccctttccccctacctgccatccctccccagacccctcctgcctctcacctctccccagaccccccttgccccctacctgccatccctccccagatccctcctgcctctcacctctccccagacccccctgcccccctacctgccatccctccccagacccctcctgcctctctgccctccccagacccctcttgccccctacctgccatccctccccagacccctcctgcctctcacctctccccagaccccccttgccccctacctgccatccctccccagatccctcctgcctgttagcccttcccagaccccccccgccaacccaccccagccccagctttctagagcccgttgtatttatttgcacaacgtgctttgtttctagtttattatatgttttatcCTGCTCTTACTGCATGGTCCTTGACTTTGTCATCCCATTTTCTGCATTAGGATATATCACGCCTGAAATCTTTACACTTTAGCATTGGTTTCCTACCTTTGATCATTCTGGTCTGGTTGCTTTGTTTATTGGGTGTCTTAGGCTGTCGGTTTACATTCTTGACATTGtgtcatccgccttgagtctcacaaAGGTGAGCAATAAATAAAGCCAATAAATCAATAATCTCACAGTGTGATCAGGGTTCGCTGGCAGCCCTGTTGGTTTGGTGAGCAAAGGCCCCACCCCTTACCTTGGGCCCTGGGGCTGCAGGGGGCAGGCCCCTCGTGCTTCCTTGGAGGGGCTGATCGGAAACCACTTTGCACACCTACACTTCCTGGCAGAGCTCATTCTGAGTGCTTTCGACAGCACTGGAAACGGTGACTGCTGGCGCTCTGCTTGCAAGAATCAGCAATATCAGTTGACGGGAAAGCTTCCGTTCCTCTTCtgagctgcaaagcagcacaaacCGGGCGAGGAAACTCTGAAACAACAGCAAGGAAGAACACAAACCATGAAGACGCACTTAGGGATCACCTTCAGTGGCTTTGGCCTCTTGTTCTGTATGTGTGAGTACCACCAGACGGGTGCAGTGGAAGGGTTGGGCCGCTTGATAAGCAGAGCATCTCAGAGAGGCATGGCTGTCTGCATCCGCCTGGGTCTGTAGTTTCCAACAGGAGCCAGcaagatgcttctgggaagctcCCAAGCTAGGAACAAAAgaaatgcaacccccccccccagtcctcttCCCCCAGAAAGTGGCATTTGGAGGTAGACTTCCTCTGAACATAGCAGTCCCATTAGGTGGCCATAGAGCTCGTCTTCTCTGTGCTAAAATCCCTTTTGAAAGATGCCGAAACCAGTGGCCGGTGCTGCACCGCAGGGCAGCAAACTCTGGACGTCAGTTAGGTCTTGTTTCCAGAAAGAAGGTCGTTGTGCTGAATGGAAGAGCCATGTGAGAAAGAACAGCTCTTTCCAGCCAGCGGCCATAAGCAGCACCAACAGAAGGCTTTTTCTACTGATGGTGAATACAGAACCAGAGGGAGGCGTGCTGGAGAATGGGTGGGGTTGCAGGAGGGGCAGTGGCCGTCGTACCCCGAACTAGCCAGGGCTCCTTCCTGGATCAGAATGGCCCAGCGGCATGACCGAAAGCCAAAGGGCCGGCCTCTGGTCCTGGAATAGATGGAGGCCTCCCTCGTGTGCAAGCTCAGCTGGGGCCAGGATCAGAGTCGGGCGAGGGTCTTCCCGCTCCTGCAGTCCAGTGAATTGGCTTCTCTCCCATGCCCAGTGGGCAAGGCGGGGGCCATGTGGGGAAgcctggcccggcccggcccctccACCCACAGTCCCGCCTGAGGAAACAAGTGATCAGCGGGGAGGCAAGGGGAAATTCAGGGGGTGCGCCAAGCGGCCCTGCCCAAGCCAAGAGTGGGCTCCCCAGAACCAGGAATGCCGAGGAGGCCTTCTGACTGGGCCACAGGGGTCCTGAGTCTCAGTGGACACTTCCCGGCTAAGGCCTGAGGGTTGCGAGCTGAGCAGGGCTTGACTCGCTCTGCCCCACACCCCGGgagtggcttttggccagggtgGCCCTAGTCTGAGCTGTCTGGAGGGATCAGGCGATGGCGGCGTGAGGGATTCAACTTGACCGAAGCAAGACCGCATTTTCAAAGCTGCTTGGGCctcctggggggcgggggcggggaggggagagacccccTCCAGCTCTGGGAACGGGCTCCTCCCTGTGTCTTGCTGCTGGTCTTGCTGTCTTCTGGCGGGAGGGGGCTGCTTGATTTCTCCAGTGAGCCCAGAGTGTCAGAGCGGCTGGGCGCTAAGCCTGAGGATGCCACACAGGGCCGCTTGGGACGGGAGCCGCCCTGCAGGGTTCTGGGGAGCGGGGGACCCACAGAGGCGCTCTGCCTGCAGCAGCTTGTCAGCCGTGAGGCTTGCTTGGGGGCTGTCGCTGCAGCTGTGCCAGCCAAGGGCGGTTGTGGCAAAGCAGCAGCTGGGCTGGAGAGGCACCGTGGAGGGCCCAGCGCAGGTTGCTTTGCTCTAGGCCAGGCCGCCTCGTGGGGGCAATCTGCTGCTAACCGCTTTTGTGTTCCCTTCACAGGCAGCCCCATCTGGGGACAGGCAGCCAACAGTAAGTCTTCTCCTTCTCCCAACTTTCACGTGTTCCTATCCAGCCCTGTGGGCAGAGGATTTACacgatggggggtggggggaggagagtaaTTGGAACTGGGGGTTAGCGGTACATAAACAGTCTTTTGCTTTCATAGCCAACCCTGCATTTGCTTTCAGTGAGGGAGGCCAGAGTGGATCACATCGGGTGGCGCTTTAGCATTTGCCACAAACTGAAACCACCGAGTGTAGGGTGGAAGCTAGAGCATTGTccccggtgtgatgatgtcattttagggtcgccaggtccccaCACCCTTCTCACGGGACAGGGAGGAACCAGCACACACTGGGATGACCATCTTTGCACCTGCACTCCTGCTGCCAAAGCGATGGCGTTGCTGCCAGAAGTGAGGCCGTTGCGCTTTGCTCCCATGCTTTTAgaatcggcccatttggggccaaaattggcccctgtgaagtgtgggagcactcccgaaGCCAGTGCGATTACATCACTTcatgaagtgacgtcattgtgccccGCTGGGAACTGACTTGTTTGGGATGGCAATAGATGGCCATCTTCCATCTATTGCCAGCAATCAGTGGGCAATAAACAGCAGGGAGCTTGCCTGGCATTGGCAGGCAGTTAGGAACcctgtgtcacttccaggttgtgccagaagtgacattactgtGTCACCAGTGATGCTTCCCCAGAAGTCTCCTGCCGGTAGGTGTTTTCCACGCAGGAACAAAGCATCTGCAGTTTCCCTGTGGCTGCAGTGGCTGCCTATACAGCACAGTGGCtacagggcttccacatggcaggtgtCATATATGTCTCCCTACATATTTGCCATGAGTGTTTGCTGTATTCTGTGATGCGTAATGGTCCTCTGAGAGTGCGTAAAGTTGCATACTGGTGGCCTGtttagctgggagttgcttatctcacaggtgcctAATGTGGTGCCtactttcgttttcgcagccgcttgagaatgtgtccttgagtgccggcttgagtctgggaactgaaaatgaagtcattttgctcctctcctccagtccttctctcctcctgtctcaaaacccttctcctcccctcctaaCCCCTTTGTGccatccatatcctaaaggcaggaactgtccctataactaacctctccaaacttccacatgtcacttctgccaatacccttgtctgagaatgctgatactgatggatctctaataaagttacttcaactcattccctggagtgtgtgcagtggagtgctATGGGGATCTGACTGCCAGAACCTGACCACAGGTTTCCCCATAGTttacctgcccccaccccccactctaccagggtgttttttctttttaatcagcaattgaatacTGCTATATCAATATGTTATAATAATCTgtatgaagaaaaaaagaagcggcgggggtgggggggcttcaATCCCAGAAGCACTGGGTAACCAAAATggttgaaagaagaaaaaaaaaaacccttttacatAGAAGTGCCAAGACCAATgccaaaaaagcaaaaaatgtacCAAAACCTTTAATAAAACCCCAAGAATTAAAACTGTATCATTAAAACAATATTACGCTTATTGCATATATACAGAAGTCCCTGACCATAATGTAGACATACTTAAACAACTGGATCTTAAAAACGACCAGATCATTATACACATGTAACCAAATGTGTTTCAGCCTTGAGATCTTCCTCAgtggtttttatttgttttatacaCACCATCTATTATAGGATGTCTGAACAAGCACTACATAATCACAAAAAGGATGTAGACACTCACGGAGCGAGTAGGTCCCGTTTTCCCATTCAAATGGAACAAGAGTTGCGAGAACACATTAGAGTAGACGATATATTTCCCTTAACCCAGAGGTCTAAAATCTCTATAAACCAGGTTAGGATAAATTGTAACAAGAATGGTGTGtatagccccatagaacccaggTGCCTGgaattttattaaagattttggtgttgtggggataacaacaacttactatgtaaaccactcagagtgggcaataagtcgtcctgaagggcggtatataaattttattattgttgttgttatcttttgttggttgattgattgattggggCATTGGTGGCATTTATCTTGGCACTATAACACACTGTGCACCAGtttctctaaattcccagctttcaaatttaaaaaattaaatctttaGCTACTTTCATGGTAGATACATgcctttccccttttttccacaaTGAAAGGTGCTAAAGttactttttaaacaaaattaaagctcagaattcagagaacctggtacacttattataataatattaaaacAAGATTTGGTTGCCAATTTTTTAAGAGTTCCCTGTGGTGaggggaagaaatggcagctatgGGGAAAATGGTTAGCATGTGGCTGAGACTGGGAAAATCTGGGCTTTCCTGCCGATATAAGGGCCATTCAGGCTTTGCTATGGTCTTTCCCAAAACATTGGAGCAAAGCATGTGTGGGAGGTATCAGGGGAAGCCAGGGACATGCATGCATGTACAAACTGCAGTGCAATAGGGAAGCAGGGAAAATCAACAGCACTGAATCAGGGGGAAATAAACGGCGTAGAAATGGCTGTTGCATTAGGTCTCAAGGGCAAAATATATTTCTAGTTGTAACCTCTGAATTTTCTTTTCAgctgggatgaaattctcagaaAAGGTTGTCcttgcccttgggaccccccccccccaatcaaattTCAGGGGAATTGGACAGAGTCCCACTTTTGTAAGTAATTATAAAGGCTCATGTGGGGAGCTGTTGGTGCCCCAAAGGGCTTTTGCAGAGGAGAGCAGGCAAAGGCACACACATTTCCCCCGACTTGTCTCCAGGTAGGGCAAGGCACTGGAATCTTTGAAAGTCGACCCTTGGCAGGCTCTGGGCATGGCTGGGGAAAGCTGACTTCCTTTGCCCTCTCTCTTGGGCAAGACCCCAAGGCCCTGCAGGGAACTGTGGTCTCTCCCATCCTGGTGGAGACAGGCCCACCCAGAGGAGGGCACCCGCGTGTGCTGCGTGCTCCACTCTGGCTCCAAGTGTGGTGAGGGGCTACTTGATGCCTCTGGCCAGCCTGCTGGCATGGAGTCTCCTGCCTGCACCCCCTGGCCAAAGCGAGAGAGGCCAGTGGAGGCAGAGTgctgcacagctgcagcttcggtgGAGCCGTTCTGCTGCGCTGGCACCCAGACGCGCTTGCAGAGGAGAAAATCGGAATattttttgccattgcctgttgcTCTTCTTTGTCCATCTCGTCTGCCACAGAGATCGAAGTGAGCATCTCTGAGAACGATGTGACTCTCACGTGCCCCATGAATGATTCTTACTGGATGAAGAAAGAGGGAAACACATTCAAAAATGTGACCATCTCACCATCACTGACGATCGAAAACTATTTGGGGACCCAGCATAACGGCATGCACTACTGTGGCAAAGAGGACAACATAAATCGCATTTACCTGCAAATCAAAGGTCAGCGCTCAAGCTCCCGTAGCAGTAGCAGCCAGGGATCGGGAGGGCAGATTTCCCTGCACTTCCCAGGGAGAGGAGGGGGCCGAGGGGCACAATCTGGGCAGGATTCATGACGTGGGGGCAGGAGGCCTGCCCCCTCCTCGAGCCCTGCCAAGGTCTGCCTGGAGGTCATGGCagcatctctctccctctcccaagcAGAGTGCCCCGGGTGCGTGGAGATGGACGTCTGGGTTGTGACGGGCATCATCGTGGCTGACCTGCTTGTCACCCTTGGAGTGCTGATCCTGACCTACTACTTGAGCCAGAAGCGGGCAGCCCGCTTGGGCGGTGGTCCTGCAGCGGGAGGAGGCACCCGAGGACGGCCACGAGGTCAGGGCCTGCCTCTTTGAAGGGTTATCCCCCAGCGGAGGCTTCCTGAAGGCAAGGGGTTGcccctttctccctttcccagggCAGCTGACATTGCTGCCAAGGGACTCAGGGTGAGGGaggcctggggggcatttttctgCTGCTGGGGGAGGTAGGGAGAGAAGCCCTCTCTGCCTGCCAGTGGGAAGGGAGACCCTGCTGGCTGGACACCAAGTTTGCACCTCCCAAGGGCCAGGGCTCCAAGAGCCATGCAGGGACAAGCTGCTGGGGTCCCAGTGCCCAAGTCGGCCCACTGATTAGGCAATGTGGGAGTTGGTTCTCAGTTCCTTATTCATGAGTCCAACCACAAATATTGAGGGTACTTGTACAGCCCCACATCCCCAATAAGTTTTGGACCACCCGGAATCATACACCCTGAAACTCTGCAGACTCTGCCCTAACCTTGCCCTGCGGGGGCACTTGGACTGTCCCCCCATTTTTGGCCtcaggaatcatagaatcatagggttggaaggtacctctagggtcatctagtccaaccccctgcacaatgcaggaaattcacaactacctcccccacacaccccactcacagcccttccccccccctgccatgGCAAGCTAAGCCATTTGGGttgtcctttatttttttaagagcCCCTCCCTGCAGCTGCTCTGTGCCTGCGGGGAaccagatttgagtccagggaaTCCGGGCTCAGCTCTTTAAAACTCCACACATCTCCTTTGGCCCTTAGCAACGGCATCCTAGGGAATTCTGCAAGGGACAAAGTAGGGAAGCAGCACACTTCAAAGCACAACCAGGCTTTGGAGTGGGGAGCAGCACCAGTCCCCTTTCAGGACAGGCCCCCAGAGCCTGGGACTGCATGGTTCTTTGGGAGTACCATTGTCCCCAAATGCTTAAATGTATTTATcctggggaaacccctttggAATAGTGCAAAAACCAGGCTTCGGACTGAGGAACCCCA
Above is a genomic segment from Eublepharis macularius isolate TG4126 chromosome 14, MPM_Emac_v1.0, whole genome shotgun sequence containing:
- the LOC129342613 gene encoding uncharacterized protein LOC129342613 isoform X1, whose protein sequence is MPILPGLLLPLSSPQTPLPPYLPSFPRHLLPLCPTQTPLTPPHANPPQTPPASQPSQPSPDPLHLPALPRSLLPLCPPQTPLTPPHANPPQTPPASEPSPDPPVPLPANPPQTPLASQLSPDPLSPYLPSLPIPLLPLSPPQTPLAPPPASPPQTPPASEPSPDPSCPSTCQSSPDSSCLLALTRPPCPLPAIPPQTPPASVPSPDPSYSSTCQSSSDPSCLSALPRPLPMPLHLPALPRSLLPLCPPQTPLTPPPASPPQTPPASEPSPDPTCQPSPDSACLSALPRPTFPLPAIPPRTPPASQPSPDPSCPSTCQSSPDSSCLLALTRPPCPPTCNEPLPVSKTKLQLARRKMYLSPGELTAISFQTYQTDKFFEPAVYQYMYLYRVQYCFATPYQTHRHLSRVYFTLLKIHPSFLMKQVIKL
- the LOC129342613 gene encoding T-cell surface glycoprotein CD3 epsilon chain isoform X3, whose translation is MKTHLGITFSGFGLLFCMCSPIWGQAANKIEVSISENDVTLTCPMNDSYWMKKEGNTFKNVTISPSLTIENYLGTQHNGMHYCGKEDNINRIYLQIKECPGCVEMDVWVVTGIIVADLLVTLGVLILTYYLSQKRAARLGGGPAAGGGTRGRPRGQKEDRPPPVPNPDYEPLRKGQRDVYAGLEPRAF
- the LOC129342613 gene encoding T-cell surface glycoprotein CD3 epsilon chain isoform X4; translated protein: MKTHLGITFSGFGLLFCSPIWGQAANKIEVSISENDVTLTCPMNDSYWMKKEGNTFKNVTISPSLTIENYLGTQHNGMHYCGKEDNINRIYLQIKECPGCVEMDVWVVTGIIVADLLVTLGVLILTYYLSQKRAARLGGGPAAGGGTRGRPRGQKEDRPPPVPNPDYEPLRKGQRDVYAGLEPRAF
- the LOC129342613 gene encoding T-cell surface glycoprotein CD3 epsilon chain isoform X2, whose product is MLRSGFLLAPERRRWSLGSCLPPSVLPSGRPGSPIWGQAANKIEVSISENDVTLTCPMNDSYWMKKEGNTFKNVTISPSLTIENYLGTQHNGMHYCGKEDNINRIYLQIKECPGCVEMDVWVVTGIIVADLLVTLGVLILTYYLSQKRAARLGGGPAAGGGTRGRPRGQKEDRPPPVPNPDYEPLRKGQRDVYAGLEPRAF